The following proteins are co-located in the Poecile atricapillus isolate bPoeAtr1 chromosome 20, bPoeAtr1.hap1, whole genome shotgun sequence genome:
- the NRARP gene encoding notch-regulated ankyrin repeat-containing protein: protein MSQSEVSPCAAPPPPPSQRVFQEAVRRGNTKELQSLLQNMTNCEFNVNSFGPEGQTALHQSVIDGNLELVKLLVKFGADIRLANRDGWSALHIAAFGGHQDIVLYLITKAKYSAGAR, encoded by the coding sequence ATGAGCCAGAGCGAGGTGTCGCCGtgcgcggcgccgccgccgccccccagCCAGCGCGTGTTCCAGGAGGCGGTGCGGCGCGGCAACACCAAGGAGCTGCAGTCGCTGCTGCAGAACATGACGAACTGCGAGTTCAACGTCAACTCCTTCGGGCCCGAGGGGCAGACGGCGCTGCACCAGTCCGTCATCGACGGCAACCTCGAGCTCGTCAAGCTCCTGGTCAAGTTCGGCGCCGACATCCGCCTGGCCAACCGCGACGGCTGGAGCGCCCTGCACATCGCTGCCTTCGGGGGCCACCAGGACATCGTCCTCTACCTGATCACCAAGGCCAAATACTCCGCCGGCGCTCGGTGA